The proteins below are encoded in one region of Sphingobium sp. CR2-8:
- a CDS encoding SRPBCC family protein: MTISIDAVIDAPVADIWALISDFGNLARWHPLVERCETIGEGEGAVRTVYFANSWAAERLVRLDHDHHILHYAIVDSDKPSSIGLSGAISLSERGDGQTAINWTSGVDQGRPDAAQIDAYLTQYYPTRIEHLRDALKSSVA, translated from the coding sequence ATGACGATTTCGATCGATGCCGTAATCGATGCCCCCGTGGCCGACATTTGGGCTTTGATTTCAGATTTTGGAAATCTCGCGCGATGGCATCCTCTGGTCGAGCGCTGCGAAACCATTGGCGAAGGCGAAGGGGCAGTTCGTACCGTGTATTTCGCCAATTCCTGGGCCGCCGAAAGGCTCGTCCGTCTGGATCATGATCACCATATCCTGCACTACGCCATTGTCGATAGCGACAAGCCGTCCTCCATTGGCCTTAGCGGGGCGATCTCCCTGTCGGAGCGCGGTGATGGCCAGACGGCGATCAACTGGACCTCGGGCGTAGATCAGGGGCGACCGGACGCTGCCCAGATCGATGCCTATCTCACGCAATATTACCCGACTCGTATCGAGCATTTGCGGGACGCCCTCAAGTCTTCGGTCGCTTAG
- a CDS encoding TIGR03619 family F420-dependent LLM class oxidoreductase, translating into MRIGLSLPNNWGIADVGELIEIGILADTRGFHALWTSEHLTNVSYVRDRIGDAPYYSALSILSALAVRTTRVQLGTSVLVLPFHSPFFVAKYFATLDHLSKGRAILGAGIGNVPEEFAAVGIAWKERGALTDEAIDIIQALWSTGSATHAGRNWMFEDVHTSPKPFGAMIPIWIGGISAAALRRTARVGRGWQAVAVTPDEFQSMKGEIVAQAIAIGRDPQEIAASMRINITFEGEGMTEGELKAAIDVDRVDTLRQVVDIYRSAGATDMIFALNCRRPDAVKAAIAKIADALAHLLYEGAIS; encoded by the coding sequence TTGAGGATAGGCCTGTCCCTCCCCAATAATTGGGGTATCGCCGATGTCGGCGAATTGATCGAGATTGGCATCCTTGCCGATACGCGCGGATTTCATGCGCTTTGGACGTCGGAACACCTGACTAATGTCAGCTATGTGCGTGATCGTATTGGTGATGCGCCCTATTACAGCGCCTTGTCGATCCTGTCAGCCCTGGCGGTCAGAACAACCCGGGTCCAGCTTGGCACATCGGTTCTGGTCCTGCCTTTTCATAGCCCCTTCTTTGTCGCCAAATATTTCGCGACCTTGGATCATCTTTCAAAAGGGCGCGCCATTCTGGGCGCTGGTATCGGCAATGTACCCGAAGAATTCGCTGCGGTCGGAATTGCGTGGAAGGAGCGAGGGGCGCTGACGGACGAGGCCATCGACATCATCCAGGCCCTTTGGTCGACCGGGTCGGCGACACATGCAGGACGGAATTGGATGTTCGAGGATGTTCATACGTCGCCCAAACCGTTTGGAGCCATGATCCCGATATGGATCGGTGGCATCAGTGCGGCCGCCTTGCGCCGGACGGCTCGGGTCGGACGCGGATGGCAGGCGGTTGCTGTGACGCCCGACGAATTTCAGTCGATGAAAGGAGAGATTGTCGCCCAGGCGATCGCCATCGGCCGCGATCCTCAGGAAATAGCCGCCAGTATGCGAATTAACATCACCTTCGAAGGAGAGGGAATGACCGAAGGCGAATTGAAAGCGGCGATCGATGTGGATCGCGTCGACACCTTGCGGCAGGTGGTTGACATCTACCGATCCGCTGGCGCGACCGATATGATCTTTGCGTTGAATTGCCGACGCCCGGACGCAGTAAAGGCGGCGATTGCGAAAATCGCCGATGCGCTCGCACATCTGCTTTATGAAGGAGCAATTTCATGA